From the Astatotilapia calliptera chromosome 6, fAstCal1.2, whole genome shotgun sequence genome, one window contains:
- the etaa1a gene encoding ewing's tumor-associated antigen 1: MSGSRLKLGPLAAVMGTPLEEQQAAKPRANRLSRSSRQRLGSEQDSPRSQRAEFKTPTRIPRFRHTGSVCGESPHNESDFQQDIIWDATSPSPNRRGKRGKTRPAGAVSISEIVNRIAPKHGRPEDTDPTLQQWIGDSAAIPCTPDVQLPKPKKKSPRPNAVDDLLKLAKQFDFNMFRQDEEEAEDVHQQSLELLSEDILDFENGVEIEVSPSLPGSRLPAASVVAGTGVQLLPDQHVDDDLDFLFDGPTQYVSGNLSQASAQSQVKPPREASGKPSVSSRGPTSAVSTLHGSGTSARNDFQDDWGDDDLLNDSLVLEMTQNPLKFASPKLCSTQKPAGQARYQREADTAVRLGQSAAPKVEKENVRPRATFLLEPNPAFSVDRIQNARREVGYSSNPAGRDAVQGGASSRHARQTCWSNSVKLDLQKPPSDQKRTSAGTCRAAASQTTNAPNFPQKAGVSFHSAPPADGDFLDDDLDAFFLSEPVWDDLADDELLCEMCEDLESQIQGVAEKRAPLIGQIPNHSAALWPTGRTGRDDRILQPEAPPPTGTGKAAGSSLAGGSASSVAVKVNETLRFTGKKMVSGSTVESACLQESRRVQWTAALQRAPQQHAIKDQFAFKRPTDPVSTATDDVRGKCSPAEIERKKQQAMERRRQRLQAAQNLRDVT; encoded by the exons ATGAGTGGAAGCCGGCTTAAACTCGGCCCTTTGGCCGCTGTGATGGGCACCCCGCTGGAGGAGCAACAGGCGGCTAAACCGAGAGCAAACCGCCTGAGCAGGAGCTCCAGACAGAGGCTGGGATCTGAGCAGGATTCCCCGAGGAGCCAGCGGGCAG AGTTTAAGACCCCCACCAGAATCCCCAGGTTCAGACATACAGGAAGTGTCTGCGGCGAGTCTCCGCACAACGAGTCCGACTTTCAGCAGGACATCATCTGGGACGCCACCTCCCCTTCGCCAAACAGACGCG gtaaaagaggaaaaacgCGCCCAGCCGGAGCCGTGAGCATCTCGGAGATCGTCAACAGGATTGCTCCAAAG CACGGCAGACCTGAAGACACGGACCCGACGTTACAGCAGTGGATCGGAGACAGCGCCGCCATCCCCTGCACGCCAGACGTTCAGCTGCCCAAACCCAAGAAGAAGTCCCCGAG ACCGAACGCCGTCgacgacctgctgaagctcGCCAAGCAGTTTGACTTCAACATGTTTCGtcaggatgaggaggaggcggaggacGTGCACCAGCAGAGCCTGGAGCTCCTGTCCGAGGACATCCTGGATTTCGAGAACGGCGTTGAGATTGAAGTTTCTCCCTCACTCCCTGGAAGCCGTCTGCCTGCTGCGAGCGTTGTGGCGGGGACGGGCGTGCAGCTTCTTCCAGATCAACACGTGGACGACGATCTGGATTTCCTCTTCGATGGGCCGACTCAGTACGTGAGCGGGAACCTGAGCCAGGCCTCAGCTCAGTCACAGGTCAAACCTCCCAGAGAGGCTTCTGGGAAACCGTCCGTCTCGTCACGCGGCCCCACTTCAGCCGTTTCCACGCTGCACGGCAGCGGCACGTCAGCCCGCAACGACTTCCAGGATGACTGGGGAGACGACGACCTGCTAAATGACTCTTTGGTGTTAGAGATGACGCAAAATCCTCTGAAGTTCGCTTCTCCGAAGCTCTGCTCGACCCAGAAACCTGCTGGCCAGGCGAGATATCAGAGGGAAGCTGATACCGCCGTCAGGCTCGGCCAGTCTGCCGCACCCAAAGTGGAAAAGGAAAACGTCAGGCCGAGAGCGACGTTCCTCCTGGAGCCTAATCCTGCTTTCTCTGTAGACAGGATCCAGAACGCACGCCGGGAGGTGGGCTACAGCTCGAATCCCGCCGGTAGAGACGCTGTGCAGGGCGGGGCTTCGTCTCGGCATGCCCGGCAGACCTGTTGGTCCAACTCGGTGAAGCTGGATCTGCAGAAACCGCCGTCTGACCAAAAAAGGACTTCTGCCGGGACCTGCCGGGCTGCAGCATCACAGACTACAAACGCTCCAAACTTCCCACAGAAAGCTGGAGTTTCCTTCCACAGCGCGCCGCCCGCCGACGGCGACTTCCTGGATGACGACCTGGACGCTTTCTTCCTGTCAGAGCCGGTCTGGGACGACCTGGCGGACGATGAGCtgctgtgtgaaatgtgtgagGACCTGGAGAGCCAGATCCAGGGCGTGGCTGAAAAACGGGCtcctctgattggtcagattcCCAACCACAGCGCAGCTCTGTGGCCGACTGGCAGAACCGGACGGGACGACAGGATCCTGCAGCCAGAAGCTCCTCCCCCCACAGGTACGGGCAAAGCAGCCGGCAGCTCATTGGCCGGTGGTTCTGCCTCCAGCGTCGCCGTAAAGGTGAACGAGACTCTGAGGTTCACGGGAAAAAAAATGGTGTCAGGATCCACGGTCGAGTCGGCCTGTCTGCAGGAGAGCAGGCGGGTGCAGTGGACCGCCGCGCTGCAGAGAGCGCCGCAGCAACACGCCATCAAAGACCAATTCGCCTTCAAGAGGCCGACCGACCCGGTGTCCACGGCGACCGACGACG TTCGGGGGAAATGTTCGCCCGCGGAGATCGAGCGGAAGAAGCAGCAGGCGATGGAGAGGAGACGGCAGCGACTGCAGGCCGCTCAGAACCTCCGAGATGTGACGTGA